In Propionispora vibrioides, a single genomic region encodes these proteins:
- the avd gene encoding diversity-generating retroelement protein Avd, which yields MAMEELKLLTRLEELDQYSHIVLQQYPKHEKYVLATQIRQTLAELIHQTIRCAKRFHKKTSLQDMDIEVEYLRALIRKSHALGYINIHRYEVWIGHVNEIGKIVGGWIKATK from the coding sequence ATGGCAATGGAAGAATTGAAATTGTTAACTCGCTTGGAGGAACTTGACCAATATAGTCACATCGTCCTCCAACAGTATCCGAAGCATGAAAAGTATGTACTGGCCACGCAAATCCGTCAAACGCTGGCCGAGCTAATTCATCAGACGATCCGATGCGCAAAACGGTTTCACAAAAAGACAAGCCTGCAGGACATGGACATAGAGGTCGAATACCTGCGGGCCTTGATCCGGAAAAGCCACGCACTAGGGTACATCAATATCCACCGTTACGAAGTTTGGATCGGACACGTCAATGAAATCGGCAAAATTGTTGGCGGCTGGATAAAGGCCACGAAGTAA
- a CDS encoding RNA-directed DNA polymerase has product MPKTYSQLYERITSFENLYLAYCEARRGRRYRGDVLRFHQKHEETLLNLRQELKTKTWQPGPYWEFLCTTEVKRRVIHAPAFIDRVVHHALANVTRPLFEKKYIFDSYATINGKGTHKAVCRVQEFLRRAGASWGTVYVLQCDISKYYPSMDHDVLMEQIQRTIRDKDVLWLWRQIIAGFNDDTGKGLPIGALTSQIAANIYLNALDHFIKECMQVKYYVRYMDDFVLLGPSKEYLWNALADIKWMLECHLKLKLNPKTKIYPASRGVDFAGYRTFTTHKLPRKRNIKAAKKRFQHLSKLYSKGMASLDRVKASVMSFLGYVKHCQARRTTISTLSRLTLKKKGGPFNGKDSPGTYDEYQPD; this is encoded by the coding sequence ATGCCTAAAACCTACTCGCAGCTTTATGAACGAATAACCAGTTTTGAAAATCTTTATCTGGCGTATTGCGAAGCCAGGCGCGGAAGGCGTTATCGCGGGGACGTTTTGCGGTTCCATCAAAAGCATGAAGAAACACTGTTAAATCTGCGCCAGGAATTAAAGACGAAAACCTGGCAGCCCGGCCCTTACTGGGAATTTCTATGCACGACCGAGGTTAAAAGGCGGGTCATCCATGCCCCGGCCTTCATTGACCGGGTCGTACACCACGCCCTGGCCAACGTAACAAGGCCGCTATTTGAAAAGAAATATATCTTTGACAGTTATGCGACTATTAACGGCAAAGGCACCCACAAAGCGGTCTGCCGCGTACAGGAATTCCTGCGCCGGGCCGGGGCGTCGTGGGGCACGGTTTACGTGCTGCAATGCGACATATCAAAATATTACCCCAGCATGGACCACGACGTACTGATGGAACAAATTCAAAGAACCATCCGGGATAAAGATGTTTTATGGTTGTGGCGTCAAATCATTGCCGGATTTAACGACGACACCGGCAAGGGGCTTCCGATCGGGGCCTTGACTAGCCAGATAGCGGCCAACATATACCTGAATGCCCTGGACCACTTTATTAAAGAATGCATGCAGGTAAAGTATTACGTCCGGTACATGGATGACTTCGTGCTGCTGGGACCGTCGAAAGAATATCTTTGGAACGCGCTGGCTGATATTAAGTGGATGCTAGAATGCCACTTGAAACTGAAACTAAACCCTAAAACAAAGATTTACCCGGCCTCTCGCGGCGTCGATTTTGCCGGTTATCGGACTTTCACCACTCATAAGCTGCCGCGCAAAAGAAACATCAAGGCAGCGAAAAAGCGTTTCCAGCATTTAAGCAAGCTGTACAGCAAAGGCATGGCTTCACTGGACCGGGTGAAAGCAAGCGTCATGTCCTTCCTGGGATACGTGAAGCATTGCCAGGCCCGGCGCACAACAATTTCCACCCTGTCCAGATTAACCCTAAAGAAAAAAGGAGGACCATTCAATGGCAAAGACAGCCCTGGTACTTACGACGAATATCAGCCAGATTGA
- a CDS encoding response regulator transcription factor: protein MHSRFAKWFFPKIDAENSQTRCALISTDNELCVPLTVKEKEVLALLAKGFSNDEISAELHITVGTVKSHMNNLFGKLEVNSRSKVVAKGLELGLIKT, encoded by the coding sequence TTGCATAGCAGATTCGCAAAGTGGTTTTTTCCCAAAATAGATGCGGAAAATTCCCAAACTAGGTGCGCGCTTATAAGCACCGATAACGAATTATGCGTTCCGCTGACAGTAAAAGAAAAAGAAGTACTCGCTTTGCTGGCCAAGGGATTCTCCAATGACGAAATATCGGCGGAGCTGCATATCACGGTTGGCACCGTTAAAAGTCATATGAATAATTTATTTGGCAAACTGGAAGTAAATAGCCGTTCCAAGGTGGTCGCCAAAGGGCTGGAACTGGGTCTGATTAAGACCTGA
- a CDS encoding CD1375 family protein: MEAYMIKVYAFLVKNTQRKIETLPQEYQTPVAEYLAAADDK; the protein is encoded by the coding sequence GTGGAAGCCTATATGATTAAGGTTTACGCGTTTCTGGTCAAAAACACCCAGCGCAAGATCGAAACCCTGCCGCAAGAGTATCAAACGCCGGTGGCCGAGTATTTGGCCGCTGCGGACGATAAATGA